One segment of Campylobacter hominis ATCC BAA-381 DNA contains the following:
- a CDS encoding TolC family protein yields the protein MLKSLKFIIVIVFLFMDRSLAITFDEILKHALKNSPDIKISSLDINLASNDLDYAYSYFYPTLSLALNSEYSKRFDDGYNLVYVGESSLAGSTTFQNSASLILRYDILKFGADYYRKESAKQKIETMSFKKCDDELNLALEILENYKKVLILKNSLNINSQKIDIYETLLDYTKRLNKIGEKSKLDVADININLSQIKDEILSAKTQTAYALNMISMLSNLDINDAFDFNDFNIQKNYEFLDFKDTFMAMQIVSKIKEDELNIKSLESSFYPTISFYAKYDFYGDDKDRYWKSVQDSKKYGYRVGISFTWDIFDGGRKNAQLNRARLENEQNKLKLKAANLKYDKEIMDMRNFKNNEEETLKNLELLSKESKRLKDMSLSLNKNGQSDKITVLNQTINALNKEQSLKENIINAGYNLTKADLIAKQKRWCE from the coding sequence ATGCTAAAATCTTTAAAATTTATCATTGTTATTGTATTTTTGTTTATGGATAGATCACTTGCTATCACATTTGATGAAATTCTAAAGCATGCCTTAAAAAATTCTCCAGATATAAAAATATCATCTCTTGATATAAATTTAGCTTCAAATGATTTGGATTACGCATATTCTTATTTTTATCCTACCTTATCATTGGCTTTAAACTCTGAATATTCTAAAAGATTTGATGACGGATATAATTTGGTTTATGTCGGCGAGAGCTCACTTGCCGGTTCTACTACTTTTCAAAACTCGGCTTCACTTATTTTAAGATATGATATTTTAAAATTTGGAGCCGATTATTATAGAAAAGAGAGCGCAAAACAAAAAATTGAAACAATGAGTTTTAAAAAATGTGATGATGAATTAAATTTGGCGCTTGAAATTTTGGAAAATTATAAAAAAGTTTTGATTTTAAAAAACAGTTTAAATATAAATAGTCAAAAGATTGATATTTATGAAACTCTTTTGGATTATACAAAAAGATTAAATAAAATAGGTGAAAAATCAAAACTTGATGTCGCTGATATAAATATAAACTTATCTCAAATAAAAGATGAAATTTTAAGCGCAAAAACACAAACAGCTTACGCTTTAAATATGATTTCAATGCTTTCAAATTTAGATATAAACGATGCTTTTGATTTCAATGATTTTAATATTCAAAAAAATTATGAATTTTTGGATTTTAAAGATACTTTTATGGCGATGCAAATAGTTTCTAAGATAAAAGAAGATGAACTAAATATCAAATCTCTTGAAAGCTCTTTTTATCCTACGATATCTTTTTATGCAAAATATGATTTTTATGGAGACGACAAAGACAGATATTGGAAAAGTGTGCAAGATAGCAAAAAATACGGCTATAGAGTTGGAATTTCTTTTACTTGGGACATTTTTGACGGCGGCAGAAAAAATGCACAGCTTAATAGAGCAAGACTGGAGAACGAACAAAATAAATTAAAATTAAAAGCCGCGAATCTTAAATACGACAAAGAGATTATGGATATGCGAAATTTCAAAAATAACGAAGAAGAAACTTTGAAAAACTTGGAGCTTTTGAGTAAAGAAAGTAAAAGATTAAAAGATATGAGTTTATCATTAAATAAAAACGGACAAAGCGATAAAATTACAGTGCTAAATCAAACAATAAATGCACTAAATAAAGAACAAAGCCTAAAAGAAAATATCATAAATGCAGGATACAATCTAACCAAAGCTGATTTAATCGCAAAACAAAAAAGATGGTGCGAGTAA
- a CDS encoding calcium-binding protein: MINGKGGDDKLYGAGGDDLYEFDKNFGNDIIYDTQGNNEIVFTKGITKEDLSFKRELANLIIYVTNENGEKDSITVQNAFCLINDLGDGIIQSITFADGTKLSKDDILNLSPLKGSDEADNLYLTNENDILNAGNGNDEIHGKKGDDIINGDSGDDRLFGGIGNDILNGGTGNDELYGEDGNDTYVFSKNWGKDTIVDNQGLNSIEFIDGINVNDLVFDKNGNDLVISDKELKNTITIKNIVNENGTLNNSISKIIFNRKIINGKESFDFITTNEILDYMIRPSDESDELIGYNDHSYTINALDGNDTIITNIKDDILIGGKGDDTLIGKAGNDIYIFGKDFGNDTIIEENNDKNVIKFTDGISKDDLLFKKLNNDLVILQNKNSVIIKDMFNGASINSKIDKIVFDDGSSITNREFINLAVANSSSNENDTLIGYFDDDYVLDALDGNDTIITNGGNDVLIGGAGDDTLKGGKGNDTYKFELNHGKDIIEDNIGKETIVINGRTKEDLIFTYDATTTDLIINYKDNKNDSITIKKWKYMDNLTIKFDDNSYIDDRYITNKIKTINSDSDTSEVGIYYNTNLEDGDDVYIIKKDAGKLSIYDNFTLHSYKVDGGNDTIKFDEISSNEVVYKMSGSNLLIGIAEENKKFEDLNTVVTIKNWTSKHNRIENFAFSDKTLSQNDIINKFSKSENLLFQTDESDKATFKNGGVIYALDGDDEIVSVENKSEVYGNDGNDKIIANGTIYGNEGDDTLKGYSGDDTIYGGEGDDILIGASGDDFLQGDSGDDTYVFGKEWGNDTINNFDRNGTDKIKFTDGISKYDLIFARGVKNSDVTNDLFIYSKDKKNSIKITDFFYSYQSIDENRKIDLIEFDNGEILKSEDLKYLVLQGSKYDDVIRGYDEDFTFDAGEGSDIVFAGNKNDKIFGNDGDDTLYGEDGNDTLIGGTGNDTLQGGDGDDTYIFNLGDGKDEIYESSGNDIIEFGDGISKDSLIVIRDGENNLKIYVKDNPNISNKDINLDDIKDTITLKNVFSNNSSKHENLIETIKFQDGSTLNFNDIKKLSLINSSNSTETLRGYDDENNNIVGNDADETIYGGELDDTINAGAGNDTITAYSGKNTLIGGSGDDVFYGDQANNTYIFSKGDGNDKISGRSSDSTIKFEDGISKDDIKVTRGENLDDLVVKINENDSITIKNFYYDGNINKENEKAIVSNFLFANGEKIGYEEFHKLSYIGKESDDTIYGLNSNDTIKGNDGDDTLYGEDGNDTLIGGTGNDKLIGGKGDDIYIFNLGDGKDEIYEESGNDTIEFGKGISKDSLIVIRDGENNLKIYVKDNPNISNKDINLDDIKDTITLKNVFSNNSSKHENLIETIKFQDGSTLNFNDIKKLSLINSSNSTETLRGYDDENNNIVGNDADETIYGGELDDTINAGAGNDTIKDLNGNNTIYAGIGDDTINANGTIYAGIGDDTINANGTIYAGSGNDTINASGTIYAEDGNDNINATGFIDAGNGNDIVTASDVYSSEEFNTIIGGKGDDELHGSYSNEKYIFSKGDGKDEIYENGGNDTIEFKNNLLKENLIVKRNGENDITIKFKDDQTDLITLKNVVYGNIISNQNTIENFTFANGETLTFNDIKKASMIGFDEDDTIKGYDDADNFISTSAGDDKIIGGIFNDTIIGGSGNDKLQGGDGDDTYIFNLGDGKDIITERELSEPYLIRQDSFDTVKFTKGVNKDDILLSRNGDDLIIKNKTNGDEITVKNHFFLSNRYYKINSIEFDDGTIWDEKYIDHNAVYYGSDANDELSGYMGNDDIIKADSGNDTIYGFDGDDEIYGEDGDDYLSGGNGIEKNTGNDKLYGGAGNDQLRGEDGNDYLNGGSGDDRYYYSYGDGFDTIENEGGGSDSLIFFDITRDRLSFSKEENDLIINIDNDANQGVRVKNYFLNDEYALDMIQPGDQKPAYTKNDIDNIVNAFDKPTLTEDKNANIIDTKNDEILQGSDKNNTYYYHGGKDLIVDSGGIDTLKFMINGYHLNFSSNGTDLSLSLGNIQDKNNNNIVTIKDFFANENSIVETIQLKNGYKFSAKDIYQSFGKEYPKNDSSNTTDPQPNENNLVGGNEDNRYVFSGGQKTVIDSGGNDTIKFTQDGNGLNFSTNGTDLTLNVYNHENDTITVKNFFTNPSNIIEKFELKNGYTITSEQIYQSFGKEYPNSNEPFGVSADTANKIIEELNSYSNDNALNLNFKNETNKNMDIMQIYNV, from the coding sequence GTGATAAATGGTAAAGGTGGAGATGATAAACTCTATGGAGCTGGTGGTGATGATTTATATGAGTTTGATAAAAATTTTGGAAATGATATCATATACGATACTCAAGGAAATAATGAAATAGTATTTACAAAAGGTATTACAAAAGAAGATCTCTCATTTAAAAGAGAGCTTGCAAATTTAATAATCTATGTCACAAATGAAAATGGCGAAAAAGACAGCATAACTGTGCAAAACGCTTTTTGTTTGATTAATGACTTAGGTGATGGAATTATACAAAGTATTACTTTTGCAGACGGAACAAAGTTAAGCAAAGACGATATATTAAATTTATCACCTTTAAAAGGAAGTGATGAAGCAGATAATTTATATTTAACTAATGAAAATGATATATTAAACGCCGGAAATGGAAATGACGAAATACACGGCAAAAAAGGTGATGATATTATAAATGGAGATAGCGGTGATGATAGGTTATTTGGCGGAATTGGTAATGACATATTAAACGGTGGGACTGGAAATGATGAGTTATATGGTGAAGATGGAAATGATACATATGTCTTTTCTAAAAACTGGGGAAAAGATACCATTGTAGATAATCAAGGCTTAAACAGTATAGAATTTATTGACGGTATCAATGTGAATGATTTAGTCTTTGATAAAAACGGTAATGACCTAGTGATATCAGATAAAGAGCTTAAAAACACAATTACTATAAAAAATATAGTAAATGAAAATGGAACTTTAAATAATTCCATATCAAAAATTATATTTAATAGAAAAATTATTAACGGTAAAGAAAGCTTTGATTTTATTACTACAAATGAAATACTTGATTATATGATTAGGCCTAGTGATGAATCGGATGAACTTATAGGTTATAACGATCACTCTTACACTATAAACGCTCTTGATGGAAATGATACGATAATAACAAATATCAAAGATGATATTTTAATAGGTGGTAAAGGAGATGATACCCTAATAGGAAAAGCTGGAAATGACATCTATATCTTTGGTAAAGACTTTGGAAATGATACTATCATAGAAGAAAATAATGATAAAAATGTCATTAAATTTACAGATGGCATTTCAAAAGATGATCTTTTATTTAAAAAACTAAATAATGATTTAGTGATACTTCAAAATAAGAATTCTGTAATCATAAAAGATATGTTTAATGGTGCTTCTATAAATAGCAAAATAGACAAAATAGTGTTTGATGATGGAAGCAGTATCACAAATAGAGAATTTATAAACTTGGCAGTAGCAAATTCATCTAGCAATGAAAATGATACACTTATTGGATATTTCGATGATGATTATGTATTAGATGCGCTAGATGGAAATGATACTATTATCACAAATGGTGGAAATGACGTTTTAATAGGTGGAGCTGGAGATGACACCTTAAAAGGTGGCAAAGGAAATGACACATATAAATTTGAGTTAAATCACGGTAAAGATATCATTGAAGATAATATCGGCAAAGAAACCATAGTTATAAACGGCAGAACAAAAGAAGATCTTATCTTTACATATGACGCTACTACAACGGACTTAATTATTAACTATAAAGATAATAAAAACGATAGTATAACCATAAAAAAATGGAAATATATGGATAATCTTACTATTAAATTTGATGATAACTCATATATAGATGATAGATATATAACAAACAAAATAAAAACTATAAACTCAGATTCCGATACTTCCGAAGTTGGTATATATTATAATACAAATCTTGAAGATGGAGATGATGTTTATATAATAAAAAAAGATGCAGGAAAACTATCTATATATGATAATTTTACTCTTCACTCTTATAAAGTAGATGGTGGAAACGATACAATTAAATTTGATGAAATTTCATCAAATGAAGTCGTTTATAAAATGTCAGGCAGCAATCTTTTAATCGGCATAGCAGAAGAAAATAAAAAATTTGAAGACTTAAATACCGTAGTAACTATCAAAAACTGGACCTCTAAACATAATAGAATTGAAAATTTTGCATTTAGTGATAAAACACTTTCTCAAAACGACATTATAAATAAATTTTCAAAATCTGAAAATTTATTATTTCAAACCGATGAAAGCGATAAAGCTACATTTAAAAACGGTGGAGTTATATACGCACTTGATGGAGATGATGAGATAGTATCCGTAGAAAATAAAAGCGAAGTTTACGGCAATGATGGTAATGATAAAATAATCGCAAACGGCACTATTTACGGCAATGAAGGAGATGATACTCTAAAAGGCTATAGTGGCGATGATACTATTTATGGTGGCGAGGGAGATGATATCTTAATTGGTGCAAGTGGGGATGATTTTCTTCAAGGAGATAGTGGAGATGATACATATGTCTTTGGCAAAGAGTGGGGAAACGATACTATAAATAACTTTGATAGAAACGGCACGGATAAAATAAAATTTACAGACGGCATTTCAAAATATGATTTGATATTTGCAAGAGGCGTTAAAAATAGTGATGTTACAAATGATCTTTTCATCTATTCAAAAGACAAGAAAAACTCAATTAAAATTACGGATTTCTTTTATAGTTATCAATCAATAGATGAAAACAGAAAAATTGATTTAATTGAATTTGATAACGGCGAAATTTTAAAATCCGAAGATTTGAAATATTTGGTATTGCAAGGTTCTAAATATGATGATGTTATAAGAGGATATGACGAAGACTTTACATTTGACGCAGGAGAAGGTAGTGACATCGTATTTGCAGGAAACAAAAACGATAAAATTTTTGGCAACGACGGTGACGATACTTTATATGGCGAAGACGGAAATGATACTTTAATAGGTGGCACAGGAAATGACACTTTACAAGGTGGAGACGGAGATGATACATATATATTTAATCTCGGTGATGGTAAAGATGAAATTTATGAAAGTAGCGGAAATGACATTATAGAGTTTGGAGATGGAATTTCAAAAGATAGCCTTATAGTTATAAGAGATGGTGAAAATAATCTTAAAATTTATGTAAAAGATAATCCAAACATTTCAAATAAAGATATAAATTTAGATGATATCAAAGACACTATAACTTTAAAAAATGTATTTAGCAACAATTCATCAAAACATGAAAATTTAATCGAAACAATCAAATTTCAAGACGGCTCAACTTTAAATTTCAATGATATTAAAAAACTTTCACTAATAAACAGTTCAAATAGCACGGAAACTTTGAGAGGTTATGACGATGAAAATAACAATATCGTTGGAAATGACGCGGATGAAACTATATACGGTGGAGAACTCGATGACACGATAAACGCAGGAGCCGGAAACGATACTATAACCGCATATTCCGGCAAAAATACATTGATCGGCGGCAGCGGCGATGATGTGTTTTACGGCGATCAGGCAAACAACACATATATTTTTAGTAAAGGCGACGGTAATGATAAGATTAGCGGACGAAGCAGCGACAGCACGATAAAATTTGAGGACGGCATTTCAAAAGACGACATAAAAGTTACAAGAGGTGAAAATCTGGATGATTTAGTCGTAAAGATTAATGAAAACGACAGTATAACTATAAAAAATTTCTATTATGATGGAAATATAAATAAAGAAAACGAAAAAGCGATCGTAAGTAATTTTTTATTTGCTAACGGCGAAAAGATTGGTTATGAAGAATTTCATAAGTTATCTTATATCGGCAAAGAGAGTGACGATACTATATACGGCTTAAATTCCAACGATACTATAAAAGGCAACGACGGTGACGATACTTTATATGGCGAAGACGGAAACGATACTTTAATAGGTGGCACAGGAAACGATAAACTTATAGGCGGAAAAGGAGACGATATTTATATCTTTAATCTCGGTGACGGAAAAGATGAAATTTATGAAGAAAGCGGAAACGACACTATAGAGTTTGGAAAAGGAATTTCAAAAGATAGCCTTATAGTTATAAGAGATGGTGAAAATAATCTTAAAATTTATGTAAAAGATAATCCAAACATTTCAAATAAAGATATAAATTTAGATGATATCAAAGACACTATAACTTTAAAAAATGTATTTAGCAACAATTCATCAAAACATGAAAATTTAATCGAAACAATCAAATTTCAAGACGGCTCAACTTTAAATTTCAATGATATTAAAAAACTTTCACTAATAAACAGTTCAAATAGCACGGAAACTTTGAGAGGTTATGACGATGAAAATAACAATATCGTTGGAAATGACGCGGATGAAACTATATACGGTGGAGAACTCGATGACACGATAAACGCAGGAGCCGGAAACGATACTATCAAAGATCTAAACGGAAATAATACGATTTATGCAGGAATCGGCGATGATACAATCAATGCAAACGGAACAATTTACGCAGGAATCGGCGATGATACAATCAATGCAAACGGAACAATTTACGCAGGAAGCGGAAACGATACAATCAACGCAAGCGGAACAATATATGCAGAAGACGGGAATGATAATATAAATGCTACAGGATTTATAGACGCAGGAAACGGAAACGATATAGTGACAGCAAGCGACGTATATTCCAGCGAAGAATTTAATACTATAATCGGTGGAAAAGGCGATGACGAATTGCACGGAAGCTATAGTAATGAAAAATATATATTCAGTAAAGGCGACGGGAAAGATGAAATTTATGAAAATGGCGGAAACGATACTATAGAATTTAAAAATAACCTCTTAAAAGAAAATCTGATAGTAAAACGAAACGGCGAAAACGATATAACAATTAAATTTAAAGACGATCAAACGGATTTGATAACTTTAAAAAACGTTGTTTATGGTAATATCATTTCAAACCAAAACACGATAGAAAATTTTACATTTGCAAACGGCGAAACGCTGACATTTAATGACATAAAAAAAGCCTCAATGATTGGCTTTGATGAAGATGACACTATAAAAGGCTATGATGACGCGGACAATTTTATAAGCACATCGGCAGGCGATGACAAAATCATAGGCGGTATATTTAATGACACTATAATCGGTGGAAGTGGAAATGATAAACTTCAAGGTGGAGATGGAGATGATACATATATCTTTAATCTTGGTGATGGCAAAGATATCATCACAGAGCGTGAACTTAGCGAACCATATTTGATAAGACAAGATTCATTTGATACCGTAAAATTTACAAAAGGAGTGAATAAAGACGATATCTTGCTATCAAGAAATGGCGACGATTTGATTATCAAAAATAAAACAAATGGTGACGAAATCACAGTTAAAAATCATTTCTTTTTATCAAACAGATATTATAAAATAAACTCAATTGAATTTGATGATGGAACAATTTGGGATGAAAAGTATATAGATCACAATGCTGTTTATTATGGTAGTGACGCAAATGACGAACTTTCAGGATATATGGGAAATGATGACATAATTAAAGCAGATAGTGGAAATGACACTATATATGGATTTGACGGAGATGATGAAATTTACGGTGAAGATGGTGATGATTATTTAAGTGGTGGAAATGGAATAGAAAAAAACACAGGAAACGATAAGCTATATGGAGGAGCCGGAAACGATCAACTTAGAGGTGAAGATGGAAATGATTATCTAAACGGCGGAAGCGGCGATGATAGATATTATTATTCTTATGGAGATGGGTTTGACACTATAGAAAATGAAGGCGGTGGAAGTGATTCTTTGATATTTTTTGATATTACAAGAGATAGATTAAGCTTTTCAAAAGAAGAAAACGACCTTATCATAAATATAGACAACGATGCAAATCAAGGAGTAAGAGTTAAAAACTACTTTTTAAATGATGAGTATGCTCTTGATATGATCCAACCAGGAGATCAAAAGCCTGCTTATACTAAAAACGATATAGACAATATCGTAAATGCCTTTGATAAGCCAACTCTTACAGAAGATAAAAATGCAAATATTATTGATACTAAAAACGATGAAATTTTACAAGGAAGCGACAAAAACAACACTTATTATTATCATGGAGGAAAAGATCTTATAGTTGATAGTGGTGGAATTGATACTTTGAAATTTATGATTAATGGATATCATCTTAATTTTTCATCAAACGGAACTGATTTGTCATTAAGCCTTGGTAATATACAAGATAAAAATAACAATAATATTGTAACCATAAAAGACTTTTTTGCAAATGAAAATTCAATTGTAGAAACAATACAACTTAAAAACGGTTATAAATTCAGTGCAAAAGATATTTATCAAAGCTTTGGAAAAGAGTATCCAAAAAATGACTCTTCAAATACTACAGATCCTCAACCAAACGAAAATAATTTAGTTGGTGGCAATGAAGATAACAGATATGTATTTAGCGGAGGTCAAAAAACAGTAATAGATAGTGGTGGAAACGATACTATAAAATTTACGCAAGATGGAAATGGTTTAAATTTTTCAACAAACGGAACGGATTTAACTTTAAATGTTTACAATCATGAAAACGATACTATAACAGTTAAAAATTTCTTTACAAATCCAAGCAATATAATTGAAAAGTTTGAACTTAAAAACGGTTACACAATTACTTCAGAGCAAATTTATCAAAGCTTTGGAAAAGAGTATCCAAACAGCAATGAACCTTTTGGAGTATCAGCAGACACTGCGAATAAAATCATTGAAGAACTAAACTCATATTCAAACGATAATGCGCTAAATTTAAATTTCAAAAACGAAACAAATAAAAATATGGATATAATGCAAATCTATAATGTATGA